The sequence below is a genomic window from Streptosporangium lutulentum.
ACGTCGCCCTGTTCGGCGGCATGGGTACGGCGGCCGCCCTCACCCTGCACCGGACGATCGAGGGCGCGACCCTGGCGCTGACCGCCTCCACCGTGGTCGTCATCGCCCTCATGGTCCACTCGGCCGGCGAAGGGCTGGCCCTGGCCGCGCTTCTCGACATGGCCAAGCAGCGCCTGGCCCCGTGGCTGGTGGTCTCCTGCGCGGGCCCGGCCGTCGGCGTTCTGCTCGCCACCGTCGCCCCGCTGCCCGGTCAGGTCGTGCCGATCCTGCTCGGTGTGGTCACCGGCGTCCTGCTGCGCGCCGCGATCGTCGGCTTCAAACTCGCCGCAGCAAAACAGGAGAACGGACGCCTGTCCAAACGCCACCTGACCATCGCGGCGGGCGTCGCCGTCACCGCGGGCGGCCTTCTGGTCACCAGTCACGGCATGCCGGGTCAGGACCACTCGCGAACCGAGCCGTCACACCACGTCGCCGACGGGGACACACCCGGCTCGCCCACCCCCGTACCCCCTCACCGGACACCGGCCCCGCAGGCGCGGACCTCCGCGCAGGCCCCACTGACCCGGGCCCAGCTACGCGCGGCGGTGGCCGCCGAGCGGATGAACCTGGTCGGCGTGTTCGCCCGCACCGACGACACCACGAAAAACGTCCAGATCAGAGGCATCCTGCGCGCCCTGCCCGGCTACGGCGCCGCTGAGATCGCCAACCTGCTGGCGGCGGGCGGGATCGACGCCGGACGTCGCGTCGGGGAGTTGACCGAGCGGCAACGCCGGTACCTGCTCAACGCCGTCACCGGTTGACTCCGGCGGTCGCGGGGGAGGACGTCGCCGCCCCCCGGAGACCTGGAGACACCTTTGGGACCTGGAGACCTCGAGGATCGGGAGAGCTCGGGAATCCGGAGGTCCCGGGAGCCGGAAGACCGGTCCGGGGTGGTTCAGCGCAGCCGCAGGGCCGGCCCGTCCAGGGGGACGAGCTCGCCGACGACCGGGGCGCCGGGGATCTCGCCCACCACCAGCAGGCCGCCGGAGGTCTGGGCGTCGGCGAGCAGCAGCAGGTCCTCCTCGCCGAAGCGACCCGGGTCAAGGTGCGGCTCCACCCAGGCCAGGTTGCGGCGGGTTCCGCCGCTGACGTAACCGGCCCGCAGGGCCTCGCGCGCCCCCTCCAGGTACGGCACGGCCGCCACGTCGACCACCGCCGTGACGCCGCTCGCCCTGGCCAGCTTGTACAGGTGACCGAGCAGGCCGAACCCGGTCACGTCCGTGGCGCACCCGGCACCGGCGGCGAGCGCCGCCCGGGAGGCGTCGCGGTTCAGCGTGGTCATCGCGGCGACGGCCTGCGGGAAGACCTCGCCGGTCGCCTTGTGCCGGGTGTTGAGCACGCCGACGCCCAGCGGCTTGGTCAGGGAGATCGGCGCCCCCGCCCGCCCGCCGTCGATCCGCAGCAGCCGTCCGGGGTCGGCCAGGCCGGTGACGGCCATGCCGTACTTGGGCTCGGGATCGTCGACGCTGTGGCCGCCCGCGACGTGGCAGCCCGCGGCCCGCGCCACGTCCAGACCGCCGCGCAGCACCTCCTTCGCGAGCTCCAGCGGCAGGATCTCCCGGGGCCAGCCGAGCAGGTTGACCGCCACCAGCGGCTCCCCGCCCACCGCGTAGACGTCGGACAGGGCGTTGGCCGCCGCGATCCGTCCCCAGTCGTAGGGGTCGTCCACCACGGGCGTGAAGAAGTCGGCCGTGGCCACGATCGCCCGGCCGCCCTCGATGCGGACCACGGCGGCGTCGTCCCCGTCGTCCAGCCCGATGATCAGCTCGCCGGCGGGGGAGGAGAGAGGGGCCCGGCCCTCCGCCCCGTCCAGGAGACCCGCGACGACGGCCTCCAACTCTCCGGGCGGGATCTTGCAGGCGCAGCCGCCTCCGTGCGCGTACTGCGTCAGCCGG
It includes:
- the selD gene encoding selenide, water dikinase SelD; the protein is MAGTAAKPGASTSPAPSGPRGLRLTQYAHGGGCACKIPPGELEAVVAGLLDGAEGRAPLSSPAGELIIGLDDGDDAAVVRIEGGRAIVATADFFTPVVDDPYDWGRIAAANALSDVYAVGGEPLVAVNLLGWPREILPLELAKEVLRGGLDVARAAGCHVAGGHSVDDPEPKYGMAVTGLADPGRLLRIDGGRAGAPISLTKPLGVGVLNTRHKATGEVFPQAVAAMTTLNRDASRAALAAGAGCATDVTGFGLLGHLYKLARASGVTAVVDVAAVPYLEGAREALRAGYVSGGTRRNLAWVEPHLDPGRFGEEDLLLLADAQTSGGLLVVGEIPGAPVVGELVPLDGPALRLR